One genomic segment of Methanothermobacter wolfeii includes these proteins:
- a CDS encoding TIGR00296 family protein, with protein sequence MISEEDGKLLVKIARRAIEEHLKGSEKFELDEDIPETLMEKRGVFVTLEKNGALRGCIGYPEPVKPLIEALIDAAISAATRDPRFPPVEPEELEDITVEVSVLTVPEPLEVERPSDYPEHIRVGVDGLIVERGWARGLLLPQVAPEWGWDAEEFLCNTCMKAGLPPDCFYDPETRVYRFQAQIFNEEEN encoded by the coding sequence ATGATTTCAGAAGAGGATGGTAAATTACTGGTAAAAATTGCAAGAAGAGCCATTGAAGAACACTTAAAGGGTTCCGAGAAGTTTGAGCTGGATGAAGACATCCCTGAAACCCTGATGGAGAAGAGGGGTGTCTTCGTGACCCTTGAAAAAAATGGGGCTCTTAGGGGGTGTATAGGTTACCCTGAACCCGTGAAGCCACTTATAGAGGCACTGATAGACGCCGCCATCTCAGCCGCCACCAGGGACCCCAGATTCCCTCCGGTTGAACCAGAGGAACTTGAGGACATAACCGTTGAGGTCAGTGTGCTCACCGTGCCCGAACCCCTTGAGGTTGAAAGGCCCTCTGATTACCCTGAACATATAAGGGTGGGTGTTGATGGACTGATAGTTGAAAGGGGATGGGCCCGCGGACTCCTCCTCCCCCAGGTTGCCCCTGAATGGGGATGGGATGCTGAGGAGTTCCTCTGCAACACATGCATGAAGGCGGGGCTACCCCCTGACTGCTTCTATGACCCTGAAACAAGAGTTTACAGGTTCCAGGCTCAGATATTCAATGAAGAGGAAAATTAA
- a CDS encoding NOG1 family protein, with translation MIIPTVPTTDELLDKGFRRARKAASLKRSSKIPGQKKAKVIESTRVQTACQVIRDRLNMIIKRIPDIESLPEFYQDYIDVTVGVDELKKSLGALNWAAGILNQLEADYMARIKRSKPSDAAQLRREAFGRISSVVKRIEGDLDFLDFAKNRLRNMPTVDFDAFTVVIAGFPNVGKSTLLRTLTGAEPEVADYPFTTKGIQIGHLERKWRKIQVIDTPGLLDRPVEDMNNIELQAMVALENIADVILFIFDASETCGYSLESQYSLYLGIRSVFDIPVVTVFNKMDLAENVKYLEEYINKVEDPLMVSAFQGRGVSRIIERLEGLYEEET, from the coding sequence ATGATAATACCAACAGTTCCAACAACAGATGAACTCCTTGATAAGGGATTCAGGAGGGCCAGGAAGGCCGCCTCCCTCAAGAGAAGTTCAAAGATACCAGGCCAGAAGAAGGCCAAGGTGATTGAATCAACCCGTGTTCAGACGGCCTGTCAGGTTATACGGGACCGTCTGAATATGATCATCAAGAGAATACCGGATATAGAATCCCTGCCAGAATTCTACCAGGACTACATTGACGTCACCGTCGGTGTGGATGAACTTAAAAAATCCCTCGGAGCCCTTAACTGGGCTGCTGGAATTTTAAATCAGCTTGAAGCAGATTACATGGCACGTATAAAGCGTTCGAAGCCTTCTGATGCTGCCCAGCTGAGGAGGGAGGCCTTTGGAAGGATATCATCGGTTGTGAAGAGGATTGAGGGTGACCTTGACTTCCTTGACTTTGCAAAGAACAGGCTCAGGAATATGCCAACCGTTGATTTCGATGCCTTCACCGTGGTTATTGCCGGGTTCCCCAATGTTGGTAAGTCCACCCTCCTCAGGACCCTGACGGGTGCCGAGCCAGAGGTTGCGGATTACCCCTTCACAACCAAGGGTATACAGATAGGCCACCTTGAGAGGAAATGGAGGAAGATCCAGGTCATCGACACTCCGGGACTCCTTGACCGCCCTGTTGAGGATATGAACAATATTGAACTCCAGGCCATGGTCGCCCTTGAAAACATAGCCGATGTGATACTCTTCATCTTCGATGCATCCGAAACCTGCGGCTACTCACTTGAGAGTCAGTACAGCCTCTACCTTGGGATAAGGAGTGTCTTTGATATTCCTGTGGTGACGGTTTTCAACAAGATGGACCTTGCAGAAAATGTTAAGTATCTGGAGGAATATATTAATAAAGTTGAAGATCCGCTGATGGTTTCTGCGTTCCAGGGCAGAGGGGTCTCCAGGATAATTGAAAGATTGGAGGGTTTGTATGAAGAAGAAACTTGA
- a CDS encoding Hsp20/alpha crystallin family protein, producing the protein MKKKLEKPMTMLEKRRLMAEKMIDEMISNMKEMQKEFEKKISEYTETIPEKLSMDVMETDDTIIIKTDLPGVKKEDINIELTEDSISISAVFEEEVEVEEANFVRKERKYGEARREMRLPEKIRVEDARAKFENGVLTVELPKVEVKKKQTLKVE; encoded by the coding sequence ATGAAGAAGAAACTTGAAAAGCCAATGACCATGCTGGAGAAAAGAAGGCTGATGGCTGAGAAGATGATAGATGAGATGATAAGCAACATGAAGGAGATGCAGAAGGAGTTTGAGAAGAAGATCTCCGAGTACACCGAGACAATACCAGAGAAACTGAGCATGGACGTCATGGAAACAGATGACACCATAATCATTAAAACAGATCTGCCGGGTGTTAAAAAGGAGGACATAAACATAGAGCTCACAGAGGACTCAATATCAATATCAGCCGTCTTCGAAGAGGAAGTTGAAGTCGAAGAGGCAAACTTTGTCAGGAAGGAACGGAAGTACGGTGAAGCAAGAAGGGAGATGAGGCTGCCTGAAAAGATCAGGGTCGAGGATGCCAGAGCCAAATTTGAGAACGGTGTCCTTACCGTGGAACTCCCGAAGGTTGAGGTCAAAAAGAAACAGACCCTCAAGGTGGAATAA
- a CDS encoding SIS domain-containing protein, whose protein sequence is MKYKMYDELMEQPESLRRTMKLEGEHMDSISSDMVDCRHIYLVGCGSSLSTCYSARDALCMNYETAITVMTGYEFYYHQKISNRDSAVIFTSQSGETADTLAALRKANELGLKTITVTNEPESSMASESSEAVITRCGHEEAILGTKTYMTQLMSLYRILFGMYRDEMAEGVLLELERLPVEIERLLKDTRDQCRDLAEEYSGEEIFYCMGSGPNYGLAYKLAMTMLMEGALKHACPLYSGEFRHGLIERVEAGVPVIFLEAGFPGDELTSRAIAFCEKLGARNIVFRMSDYSDLESILSPFILAVPLEWFVYYLAHYSGEDPGSTRHIGKVRY, encoded by the coding sequence ATGAAGTATAAAATGTATGATGAGCTCATGGAACAGCCAGAGTCCCTCAGGAGGACGATGAAACTTGAAGGGGAACATATGGACAGCATATCCTCCGATATGGTGGACTGCAGGCACATCTACCTTGTGGGCTGCGGAAGTTCCCTTTCAACATGTTACAGTGCACGCGACGCCCTGTGCATGAACTATGAAACAGCAATCACCGTCATGACAGGGTATGAATTCTACTATCATCAGAAGATCAGTAACAGGGACTCTGCGGTGATATTCACATCACAGTCGGGTGAAACAGCAGATACCCTGGCAGCCCTCAGGAAGGCCAATGAACTGGGCCTTAAAACCATAACGGTTACGAATGAACCTGAAAGCAGCATGGCATCCGAGTCATCCGAGGCCGTGATAACCAGGTGCGGTCATGAGGAGGCCATACTCGGAACAAAGACCTACATGACACAGCTCATGTCCCTCTACAGGATTCTCTTCGGGATGTACAGGGATGAGATGGCTGAAGGGGTGCTCCTGGAACTTGAAAGACTGCCAGTGGAAATTGAAAGGCTCCTCAAGGACACCCGGGACCAGTGCAGGGACCTTGCAGAGGAATATTCCGGTGAGGAAATCTTTTACTGCATGGGGAGCGGCCCCAATTATGGACTGGCATACAAGCTTGCAATGACCATGCTGATGGAGGGGGCCCTTAAACATGCATGTCCCCTCTATTCTGGTGAATTCAGGCATGGACTTATTGAGAGGGTTGAGGCGGGTGTCCCTGTAATATTCCTTGAAGCAGGGTTTCCCGGTGATGAGCTCACATCAAGGGCAATTGCTTTCTGTGAAAAGCTGGGCGCCAGGAACATCGTATTCAGGATGTCTGATTATTCTGATCTTGAATCCATCCTTTCACCCTTCATACTTGCGGTTCCCCTTGAATGGTTTGTCTACTACCTTGCCCATTACAGCGGGGAGGACCCGGGCAGCACAAGGCACATTGGCAAGGTCAGGTACTGA
- a CDS encoding thiamine-phosphate synthase family protein has translation MEIENLKRALELLSSSDDFGLLVPEVRSNIVMAREGAKDTEDVAAVPGRITEFRGKAFACREPEYGASSHMARFILTFMRHRPERRAAINIKFDESIIRICEKAGLVVSCYDRSREPASVRDSEGGTIPWGVEEAFRDSESPPDVIYHRGAWGKEPMVVLTGKDAVEVAETALKIAEEYRILMERI, from the coding sequence ATGGAGATAGAAAACCTTAAAAGGGCCCTTGAATTACTCTCATCATCGGATGATTTTGGACTGCTGGTCCCTGAGGTCAGATCAAACATTGTAATGGCACGTGAAGGTGCTAAAGACACTGAAGACGTGGCAGCAGTACCCGGGAGAATCACTGAGTTCCGTGGAAAGGCATTTGCATGCCGTGAACCAGAATACGGTGCATCGTCCCACATGGCACGTTTCATACTGACCTTCATGAGACACAGACCGGAAAGGAGGGCAGCCATTAATATTAAGTTCGATGAAAGTATAATCAGGATATGTGAGAAGGCAGGGCTTGTGGTTTCCTGCTATGACAGGAGCAGGGAGCCAGCCAGTGTAAGGGATTCTGAGGGCGGAACCATACCGTGGGGTGTGGAGGAGGCCTTCAGAGACTCAGAGTCACCCCCGGATGTCATATACCACAGGGGAGCCTGGGGTAAGGAACCCATGGTTGTATTGACGGGTAAGGACGCCGTTGAAGTTGCTGAAACCGCCCTTAAGATTGCAGAGGAATACAGGATTCTGATGGAGAGGATTTGA
- a CDS encoding DUF2124 family protein, with amino-acid sequence MEKVKDFRGIKGHLGVFREETAKAERIGFAGVPGVCTPFAQLFAYAVRDKENLFIPSTDFERARTLELTDYGVELGEVNPGRVDVLVLLGGLSMPGIGSDIEDVKELVGKALKDDGKLMGLCYMDMFRKAGWYDLLDFDCVINADIEGFVLRKQE; translated from the coding sequence ATGGAGAAGGTGAAGGATTTTAGAGGTATAAAGGGACACCTTGGGGTCTTCAGGGAGGAGACCGCCAAGGCTGAGAGGATAGGATTTGCAGGGGTCCCCGGAGTATGCACTCCCTTTGCACAGTTATTTGCCTATGCTGTGAGGGATAAGGAGAACCTTTTCATTCCATCCACTGACTTTGAAAGGGCAAGGACCCTTGAGCTGACAGATTACGGTGTTGAACTTGGAGAAGTCAACCCGGGGAGGGTTGATGTGCTGGTGCTCCTCGGCGGACTTTCAATGCCAGGGATAGGCTCAGATATCGAGGACGTTAAGGAACTGGTAGGGAAGGCCCTTAAGGATGATGGCAAGCTCATGGGACTCTGCTACATGGACATGTTCAGGAAGGCAGGATGGTATGATCTCCTGGACTTTGACTGCGTCATAAACGCAGACATAGAGGGTTTTGTCCTCAGGAAACAGGAATAA
- a CDS encoding DUF447 domain-containing protein, with amino-acid sequence MDRYRVYEDLEALDMERGRLYETITVTWDESMKGNAAPIGVLCTGKRSVTLYLYHGTHTLQNILETGRFTANITLDPLLFTESALADLDDEMFSQHQDYLYLKGADAFFTAEVESVREVVKRDRFRESPVSIVRAGVREVMKGDGFRIALNRGIYAVIESLIEYTRAEISDPVKVMERVREMNRVARKVGGSQEKEAMKRIIEELESKVNHRKSPGQ; translated from the coding sequence TTGGATCGTTACAGAGTATACGAAGACCTTGAAGCCCTTGATATGGAGAGGGGAAGACTGTATGAGACAATCACTGTAACCTGGGATGAGTCCATGAAGGGGAATGCAGCTCCCATCGGTGTCCTGTGCACCGGTAAGAGGAGCGTTACCCTCTATCTTTACCACGGGACACATACACTCCAGAACATCCTTGAAACAGGGAGATTCACCGCTAACATAACCCTCGACCCACTGCTCTTTACAGAATCCGCCCTTGCTGACCTCGATGATGAAATGTTCTCCCAGCACCAGGATTACCTGTACCTGAAGGGTGCCGATGCATTCTTCACAGCAGAAGTGGAATCCGTGAGGGAGGTTGTGAAGAGGGACAGATTCAGGGAGTCCCCGGTTTCAATTGTCAGGGCAGGGGTCCGTGAGGTCATGAAGGGTGATGGGTTTCGTATCGCGCTTAACAGGGGGATATACGCTGTTATAGAGTCCCTCATCGAGTATACCCGCGCAGAAATCTCTGATCCTGTGAAGGTCATGGAGAGGGTGCGGGAGATGAACAGGGTTGCCCGGAAGGTTGGAGGATCCCAGGAGAAGGAGGCTATGAAAAGAATAATTGAAGAACTTGAATCAAAGGTCAACCACCGGAAATCGCCTGGCCAGTGA